A single Anopheles funestus chromosome 2RL, idAnoFuneDA-416_04, whole genome shotgun sequence DNA region contains:
- the LOC125764480 gene encoding uncharacterized protein LOC125764480 isoform X1, with amino-acid sequence MWSFGRSDARRKGNLCKLITTAAALAMTVLARAGTTAQEVACTHSDEFFYSLPGSRCGAYYRCYQNQPIYYSCTDGAMFDFYQQRCVRTEGTCYEAICVGKTNGLYADTSQGCHRSYRCRGGKITTIENCPQGMRFDGNVCTTEEDVVCESPEATAASIRYEADPRCYGLADGNHVLPSDGLECTKYLLCADDQVLDVLECPSGYRFDERSKRCRLSSQGTSCRTSDQFHDWKVADENGCNFLPDGYHLAVTSYDCRSYVKCQSRRLVSRHECPSMTIFNGQQCVPSFLHHCPRLDVTGDICQHRTDGYQVDPRKGCAYYVRCQAKRTVEQHSCPNGFHYDALENVCREAVLDTTCHQIPYSADCAERASGFYQDFTAMDDASLSPCRAYFHCHNGIKTAFHCEHGYVFDGENCVPQESYQCPVEDVNSCQGKPNGYYQDARAGCRAYHLCTNGNKISYLCEPGHSFIDGKCRHGVRQRTPESLCSTDTPCVERPDGYYQDRDTQCRQYYFCQRGEKLQTLTCRGSKIFDGRTCVQPDSYTCPNAGVDDVDAAASENCIVRHCEPVCTKGGFFADYDSGCERYHFCIDGKQSTLSCSGNYVFNGELCVPKASYYCPRYCTPPESC; translated from the exons CAGGAACTACAGCCCAAGAGGTGGCGTGTACGCACAGTGATGAATTCTTCTATTCGCTGCCGGGATCGCGCTGTGGCGCTTACTATCGATGCTACCAAAATCAACCGATCTATTACAGCTGCACCGATGGTGCAATGTTTGACTTTTACCAGCAAAGATGTGTCCGAACGGAAG GCACCTGCTACGAGGCTATCTGTGTTGGAAAAACGAACGGATTGTACGCAGACACTTCGCAGGGTTGCCACCGATCGTACCGTTGTCGAGGTGGAAAGATTACAACTATCGAAAACTGTCCCCAAGGTATGCGGTTTGATGGGAACGTTTGTACCACGGAAGAGGACGTTGTCTGCGAGAGTCCGGAAGCAACGGCAGCAAGCATCCGGTACGAAGCAGATCCACGCTGCTACGGACTCGCCGATGGGAACCACGTGTTGCCGAGTGATGGCCTGGAGTGCACCAAATATCTTCTCTGTGCAGATGATCAGGTGCTGGATGTGTTGGAGTGTCCTTCAGGATATCGATTCGACGAACGCAGCAAACGCTGTCGACTCTCCAGCCAAGGTACAAGTTGCCGGACATCGGATCAGTTCCATGACTGGAAGGTAGCCGACGAAAATGGGTGTAACTTTCTTCCGGATGGATACCATCTTGCGGTTACATCCTACGACTGTCGATCGTACGTTAAGTGTCAGTCTCGCCGATTAGTTAGCCGCCACGAGTGTCCATCGATGACGATCTTCAACGGCCAGCAGTGTGTTCCATCGTTTCTTCATCATTGTCCACGGTTGGATGTAACGGGGGATATCTGCCAACATCGCACCGATGGCTATCAGGTTGATCCTCGTAAAGGTTGTGCCTACTATGTCCGCTGCCAGGCAAAACGTACCGTCGAGCAACACTCCTGCCCGAACGGGTTCCATTACGATGCACTGGAGAATGTGTGCCGTGAGGCGGTACTGGACACAACGTGCCATCAGATCCCATACTCAGCGGATTGTGCGGAGCGTGCGTCCGGATTTTATCAGGACTTTACCGCCATGGACGATGCATCGTTAAGTCCGTGCCGTGCATATTTCCACTGCCATAATGGCATTAAGACCGCCTTCCATTGTGAGCACGGGTACGTGTTCGATGGGGAAAACTGTGTACCGCAGGAAAGCTACCAGTGCCCCGTGGAGGACGTTAACTCGTGCCAGGGAAAACCGAACGGTTATTACCAGGATGCACGTGCTGGTTGCCGTGCCTATCATCTCTGCACGAATGGGAACAAAATATCGTACCTGTGCGAACCGGGACATAGTTTTATCGATGGTAAGTGTCGTCACGGGGTACGGCAACGTACGCCGGAGTCACTCTGCAGCACGGACACGCCTTGTGTGGAACGGCCCGATGGGTACTATCAGGATCGGGACACCCAGTGCCGTCAGTATTACTTCTGTCAGCGGGGTGAAAAGCTGCAAACACTTACCTGCCGTGGTAGCAAAATCTTCGATGGGCGTACATGCGTACAGCCGGATAGTTACACGTGTCCGAATGCAGGGGTTGATGATGTGGATGCGGCTGCTAGTGAGAATTGTATCGTGCGCCACTGTGAACCGGTCTGCACGAAGGGTGGATTCTTTGCCGATTACGATAGTGGGTGTGAGCGGTATCATTTCTGCATCGATGGTAAGCAGAGCACACTGTCCTGTTCGGggaattatgtttttaatggTGAACTATGCGTCCCGAAAGCATCCTACTATTGTCCCCGTTACTGTACACCACCGGAATCTTgctag
- the LOC125764527 gene encoding uncharacterized protein LOC125764527, producing the protein MKLWKICFYLPWVFSCYCAHIDPTAYDKSYEEILNQEEDALGVVFSEESPYSGQYPMSDDEESFVFEDWYGATVSLDADVEVDENSTESFEAIGRLSEMPILEEDWYMDGMESKLKIEYTPYSALLYQEDEFGLEFLCSGYWLKKDTLLIRSDCWSSKDGLNIEDTVAEVFLKNDLNLMVLRLHPNLSESQEQQELHLANIRDDFPVSINDCALYVLRDDYALFEMYSWTIRPLPFKQAKALCRENHICLRTRASAAYGLDYALICDESLAGMLTTDRTKYERVFGKLTLMDLSIAKPWIDQFLNDEINGENVTQDLSLSLTPMPPAEMVVLEGEVI; encoded by the exons ATGAAGCTGTGGAAAATCTGTTTCTACCTGCCATGGGTATTTTCGTGCTATTGTGCCCATATAGACCCCACTGCGTACGATAAGAGCTATGAGGAGATACTCAACCAGGAAGAAGATGCATTAGGCGTAGTATTTTCGGAAGAGAGTCCGTACAGTGGCCAATATCCAATGTCGGACGATGAAGAAAGCTTTGTGTTTGAAGATTGGTACGGCGCAACGGTGAGTCTTGATGCAGacgttgaagttgatgagaacAGTACCGAAAGTTTCGAAGCAATAGGACGCCTCAGTGAAATGCCTATTTTGGAAGAGGATTGGTATATGGATGGAATGGAGTCAAAGTTAAAGATCGAATATACACCATATTCGGCCCTTCTATACCAGGAGGATGAATTTGGACTGGAGTTCTTGTGTTCAGGatattggttgaaaaaagacACGCTGCTGATCCGTAGTGACTGTTGGTCGAGCAAAGATGG TCTGAACATTGAAGATACTGTTGCAGAAGTTTTcttgaaaaatgatttaaatctgATGGTTTTACGCTTGCATCCAAATTTAAGTGAGTCTCAAGAACAACAGGAACTTCATTTGGCAAATATTCGCGATGATTTCCCTGTGTCCATTAACGATTGTGCATTGTATGTTCTACGGGACGATTATGCACTGTTTGAG ATGTATTCTTGGACCATCCGGCCGTTACCTTTCAAACAAGCAAAGGCATTGTGCCGCGAGAACCATATCTGTCTACGGACTCGTGCATCAGCGGCGTACGGTTTGGATTATGCTCTAATTTGTGACGAATCGCTTGCCGGTATGCTAACCACGGATCGAACGAAATACGAGCGAGTTTTCGGCAAATTAACACTAATGGACTTATCGATTGCAAAACCTTGGATTGATCAATTTCTGAATGATGAGATCAatggagaaaatgtaaccCAAGACCTTTCGCTTTCTTTAACTCCGATGCCACCAGCTGAGATGGTCGTCCTGGAAGGTGAAGTTATT
- the LOC125764480 gene encoding uncharacterized protein LOC125764480 isoform X2, translating into MWSFGRSDARRKGNLCKLITTAAALAMTVLARGTTAQEVACTHSDEFFYSLPGSRCGAYYRCYQNQPIYYSCTDGAMFDFYQQRCVRTEGTCYEAICVGKTNGLYADTSQGCHRSYRCRGGKITTIENCPQGMRFDGNVCTTEEDVVCESPEATAASIRYEADPRCYGLADGNHVLPSDGLECTKYLLCADDQVLDVLECPSGYRFDERSKRCRLSSQGTSCRTSDQFHDWKVADENGCNFLPDGYHLAVTSYDCRSYVKCQSRRLVSRHECPSMTIFNGQQCVPSFLHHCPRLDVTGDICQHRTDGYQVDPRKGCAYYVRCQAKRTVEQHSCPNGFHYDALENVCREAVLDTTCHQIPYSADCAERASGFYQDFTAMDDASLSPCRAYFHCHNGIKTAFHCEHGYVFDGENCVPQESYQCPVEDVNSCQGKPNGYYQDARAGCRAYHLCTNGNKISYLCEPGHSFIDGKCRHGVRQRTPESLCSTDTPCVERPDGYYQDRDTQCRQYYFCQRGEKLQTLTCRGSKIFDGRTCVQPDSYTCPNAGVDDVDAAASENCIVRHCEPVCTKGGFFADYDSGCERYHFCIDGKQSTLSCSGNYVFNGELCVPKASYYCPRYCTPPESC; encoded by the exons GAACTACAGCCCAAGAGGTGGCGTGTACGCACAGTGATGAATTCTTCTATTCGCTGCCGGGATCGCGCTGTGGCGCTTACTATCGATGCTACCAAAATCAACCGATCTATTACAGCTGCACCGATGGTGCAATGTTTGACTTTTACCAGCAAAGATGTGTCCGAACGGAAG GCACCTGCTACGAGGCTATCTGTGTTGGAAAAACGAACGGATTGTACGCAGACACTTCGCAGGGTTGCCACCGATCGTACCGTTGTCGAGGTGGAAAGATTACAACTATCGAAAACTGTCCCCAAGGTATGCGGTTTGATGGGAACGTTTGTACCACGGAAGAGGACGTTGTCTGCGAGAGTCCGGAAGCAACGGCAGCAAGCATCCGGTACGAAGCAGATCCACGCTGCTACGGACTCGCCGATGGGAACCACGTGTTGCCGAGTGATGGCCTGGAGTGCACCAAATATCTTCTCTGTGCAGATGATCAGGTGCTGGATGTGTTGGAGTGTCCTTCAGGATATCGATTCGACGAACGCAGCAAACGCTGTCGACTCTCCAGCCAAGGTACAAGTTGCCGGACATCGGATCAGTTCCATGACTGGAAGGTAGCCGACGAAAATGGGTGTAACTTTCTTCCGGATGGATACCATCTTGCGGTTACATCCTACGACTGTCGATCGTACGTTAAGTGTCAGTCTCGCCGATTAGTTAGCCGCCACGAGTGTCCATCGATGACGATCTTCAACGGCCAGCAGTGTGTTCCATCGTTTCTTCATCATTGTCCACGGTTGGATGTAACGGGGGATATCTGCCAACATCGCACCGATGGCTATCAGGTTGATCCTCGTAAAGGTTGTGCCTACTATGTCCGCTGCCAGGCAAAACGTACCGTCGAGCAACACTCCTGCCCGAACGGGTTCCATTACGATGCACTGGAGAATGTGTGCCGTGAGGCGGTACTGGACACAACGTGCCATCAGATCCCATACTCAGCGGATTGTGCGGAGCGTGCGTCCGGATTTTATCAGGACTTTACCGCCATGGACGATGCATCGTTAAGTCCGTGCCGTGCATATTTCCACTGCCATAATGGCATTAAGACCGCCTTCCATTGTGAGCACGGGTACGTGTTCGATGGGGAAAACTGTGTACCGCAGGAAAGCTACCAGTGCCCCGTGGAGGACGTTAACTCGTGCCAGGGAAAACCGAACGGTTATTACCAGGATGCACGTGCTGGTTGCCGTGCCTATCATCTCTGCACGAATGGGAACAAAATATCGTACCTGTGCGAACCGGGACATAGTTTTATCGATGGTAAGTGTCGTCACGGGGTACGGCAACGTACGCCGGAGTCACTCTGCAGCACGGACACGCCTTGTGTGGAACGGCCCGATGGGTACTATCAGGATCGGGACACCCAGTGCCGTCAGTATTACTTCTGTCAGCGGGGTGAAAAGCTGCAAACACTTACCTGCCGTGGTAGCAAAATCTTCGATGGGCGTACATGCGTACAGCCGGATAGTTACACGTGTCCGAATGCAGGGGTTGATGATGTGGATGCGGCTGCTAGTGAGAATTGTATCGTGCGCCACTGTGAACCGGTCTGCACGAAGGGTGGATTCTTTGCCGATTACGATAGTGGGTGTGAGCGGTATCATTTCTGCATCGATGGTAAGCAGAGCACACTGTCCTGTTCGGggaattatgtttttaatggTGAACTATGCGTCCCGAAAGCATCCTACTATTGTCCCCGTTACTGTACACCACCGGAATCTTgctag
- the LOC125764564 gene encoding uncharacterized protein LOC125764564 — translation MKIVLVATVLLGYCASLNNAGMYHYNKQPGGPPPSHPQYLPNYDVPPVQNYEPVKYNSWENVPWKPITNFPWPGPEHVQEVYYPPHYHAGSTTPCPYKMHHVTKVTTTTTHKPTTTTTTTTHRPVETKKPHLLEKLPNTHKHNAH, via the exons ATGAAGATCGTACTGGTAGCAACTGTTCTGTTGGGATACTGTGCATCGCTCAACAATGCTG GAATGTATCACTACAATAAGCAACCGGGAGGACCTCCGCCATCCCATCCACAATATCTGCCCAATTACGATGTCCCTCCGGTGCAAAATTACGAGCCGGTTAAGTATAATTCCTGGGAAAATGTGCCGTGGAAACCGATCACAAATTTCCCCTGGCCCGGACCGGAACACGTGCAGGAGGTATATTATCCACCACATTATCATGCCGGTTCAACAACGCCGTGCCCGTACAAGATGCATCACGTGACGAAGGTTACAACCACTACCACACATAAGCCAACAACTACGACGACCACCACTACCCATCGTCCGGTGGAGACGAAGAAGCCACATCTGCTCGAGAAGCTGCCCAACACTCACAAGCACAATGCGCATTGA
- the LOC125764515 gene encoding WD repeat and FYVE domain-containing protein 2 codes for MAAEIKPAPRSANDRFSTTKKPELLSKLEGSNDDVNAAVLIPGEDGVISVCDGKTIRVWQKRDSGQYWPSICQYMPSGCTSLCYTPETRTLFIGQENGTISQFTLSDDCNRLTPIREYLAHQARITSVTFAKHAGWILSVGKDKFFAYHSTETGERIGCYTFEAMCTAMQYDALSKHVFVGDYSGQITMLKLSGTGAAMVTTMKGHSGSVRSLYWAEGPQLLFSGSQDQSVIVWDVGGKRGTIYELHGHNNKVSSLSYASNTQQLVSAGEDSVIVFWEMNAMRKVTPEWVESDTCQLCTRAFFWNLRAMIDQKQIGIRQHHCRYCGKAVCDKCSTNRINIPIMGFEFDVRVCDQCHQRLKSEERPSLATFHDAKHSIVGMDLDEPRKRLLTVGQDRIIKIWDLSSIWG; via the exons ATGGCGGCCGAAATAAAACCAGCACCACGGAGTGCTAATGACCGATTCAGCACAACGAAAAAGCCAGAATTGCTCAGCAAACTAGAGGGCAGCAACGATGACGTGAACGCGGCCGTACTGATTCCGGGCGAGGACGGTGTTATCAGTGTTTGTGATGGCAA AACGATACGGGTATGGCAGAAGCGCGATTCGGGACAGTATTGGCCGTCGATCTGTCAGTACATGCCATCGGGATGTACGTCACTGTGCTACACGCCGGAAACGCGAACACTGTTTATCGGTCAGGAGAATGGTACAATATCGCAGTTTACGCTGTCAGATGACTGTAACAGGCTAACACCGATCCGCGAGTATCTGGCGCACCAGGCACGCATTACCAGCGTCACGTTTGCCAAACATGCCGGCTGGATCCTGTCGGTTGGAAAGGATAAGTTCTTCGCCTACCATAGTACGGAAACAGGTGAACGGATCGGTTGCTACACGTTCGAAGCGATGTGTACCGCGATGCA GTATGATGCCTTATCCAAGCATGTGTTTGTGGGAGATTACAGTGGACAAATAACGATGCTAAAGCTAAGTGGTACCGGTGCGGCAATGGTAACAACGATGAAGGGCCACTCCGGCTCGGTACGCTCGCTGTACTGGGCCGAAGGGCCCCAGCTACTGTTCAGTGGATCCCAGGATCAGTCCGTTATCGTGTGGGATGTTGGTGGCAAGCGTGGCACTATCTACGAACTACACGGCCACAA CAATAAGGTGTCTTCCCTGTCGTACGCATCGAACACACAACAGTTAGTATCGGCCGGCGAAGATTCGGTGATCGTGTTTTGGGAAATGAATGCCATGCGCAAGGTAACACCGGAATGGGTCGAGTCGGACACGTGTCAGCTGTGTACGCGTGCGTTCTTCTGGAATTTGCGTGCGATGATCGATCAGAAGCAGATCGGCATACGGCAGCATCACTGTCGCTACTGTGGCAAAGCGGTATGTGACAAATGTTCGACCAATCGCATCAACATACCGATTATGGGATTCGAGTTCGATGTGCGCGTCTGCGACCAGTGCCACCAGCGGCTGAAGAGTGAAGA ACGACCCTCGTTGGCAACGTTTCACGATGCCAAACACAGTATCGTTGGCATGGATTTGGACGAACCGCGGAAAAGATTACTGACCGTCGGGCAAGATCGTATCATCAAGATTTGGGATCTTTCCTCCATCTGGGGTTAG